A window from Streptomyces subrutilus encodes these proteins:
- the katG gene encoding catalase/peroxidase HPI, translating into MSENHDAIVVDAKTDGGGGGCPVAHERAPHPTQGGGNRQWWPERLNLKILAKNPAVANPLGEEFDYAAAFETLDLPAVKRDIAEVLTTSQDWWPADFGHYGPFMIRMAWHSAGTYRISDGRGGAGAGQQRFAPLNSWPDNANLDKARRLLWPVKKKYGQSLSWADLMVLTGNVALEQMGFETFGFAGGRADVWEPDEDVYWGPETTWLDDERYTGDRELENPLGAVQMGLIYVNPEGPNGNPDPLAAARDIRETFRRMAMNDEETVALIAGGHTFGKTHGAGPADSVGNDPEASPLEQQGLGWKNSYGTGKGGDAITSGLEGIWTNTPITWDNSFFDILFGYEWELFKSPAGAHQWRPKEGAGAGTVPDAHDPSKTHAPTMLTTDLSLRVDPAYEQISRRFHQDPSAFADAFARAWFKLTHRDMGPIVRYLGPEVPSEVLLWQDPLPALTHELVDAADVAALKEQVLGSGLSVSELVSAAWASASSFRGSDKRGGANGARVRLQPQSGWEVNDPDRLATVLRTLTGIQESFNAAQSGGKRISLADLIVLAGAAAVERAAKDGGSAVEVPFTPGRVDASQEQTDVESFAALEPAADGFRNYLGKGNRLPAEYLLLDRANLLNLSAPELTVLVGGLRVLGANHQQSSVGVLTDAPGTLTNDFFVNLLDLGTTWSATSADASAFEGRDAATGEVRWTGSRADLVFGSNSELRALAEVYASDDAKQKFVKDFVSAWDKVMNLDRFDLV; encoded by the coding sequence ATGTCTGAGAACCATGATGCAATCGTCGTAGACGCGAAGACGGACGGCGGGGGTGGTGGCTGCCCCGTCGCGCACGAGCGTGCCCCGCACCCGACGCAGGGCGGTGGGAACCGCCAGTGGTGGCCCGAGCGGCTCAACCTGAAGATCCTCGCGAAGAACCCCGCCGTGGCGAACCCGCTCGGCGAGGAGTTCGACTACGCGGCGGCCTTCGAGACCCTCGACCTCCCGGCCGTGAAGCGCGACATCGCGGAGGTGCTGACCACCTCGCAGGACTGGTGGCCCGCGGACTTCGGCCACTACGGCCCCTTCATGATCCGCATGGCCTGGCACAGCGCCGGCACCTACCGGATCAGCGACGGCCGCGGCGGCGCCGGGGCCGGCCAGCAGCGCTTCGCCCCGCTCAACAGCTGGCCCGACAACGCCAACCTCGACAAGGCCCGCCGCCTGCTGTGGCCCGTCAAGAAGAAGTACGGCCAGAGCCTGTCCTGGGCCGACCTCATGGTCCTCACCGGCAACGTCGCGCTGGAGCAGATGGGCTTCGAGACCTTCGGCTTCGCCGGCGGCCGTGCGGACGTCTGGGAGCCCGACGAGGACGTCTACTGGGGCCCCGAGACCACCTGGCTCGACGACGAGCGCTACACCGGCGACCGCGAGCTGGAGAACCCCCTCGGCGCCGTCCAGATGGGCCTGATCTACGTCAACCCCGAGGGCCCGAACGGCAACCCGGACCCGCTGGCCGCGGCCCGCGACATCCGTGAGACCTTCCGCCGGATGGCGATGAACGACGAGGAGACCGTCGCGCTGATCGCGGGCGGCCACACCTTCGGCAAGACCCACGGCGCGGGCCCCGCCGACAGCGTCGGCAACGACCCCGAGGCCTCTCCGCTGGAGCAGCAGGGCCTCGGATGGAAGAACTCGTACGGCACCGGCAAGGGTGGCGACGCGATCACCAGCGGCCTCGAAGGCATCTGGACCAACACCCCGATCACCTGGGACAACAGCTTCTTCGACATCCTGTTCGGCTACGAGTGGGAGCTGTTCAAGAGCCCCGCCGGCGCCCACCAGTGGCGGCCGAAGGAGGGCGCCGGGGCCGGTACCGTGCCCGACGCCCACGACCCGTCGAAGACGCACGCCCCGACCATGCTGACGACCGACCTCTCGCTCCGGGTCGACCCGGCCTACGAGCAGATCTCCCGGCGCTTCCACCAGGACCCCTCCGCCTTCGCGGACGCCTTCGCCCGCGCCTGGTTCAAGCTGACCCACCGCGACATGGGCCCGATCGTGCGCTACCTCGGCCCCGAGGTCCCGTCCGAGGTGCTGCTGTGGCAGGACCCGCTGCCCGCGCTGACCCACGAGCTCGTCGACGCCGCCGACGTCGCGGCCCTCAAGGAGCAGGTCCTCGGCTCCGGTCTGTCCGTGTCGGAGCTGGTGTCGGCCGCGTGGGCCTCGGCCTCGTCCTTCCGCGGCAGCGACAAGCGCGGCGGCGCCAACGGCGCGCGCGTCCGCCTCCAGCCGCAGAGCGGGTGGGAGGTCAACGACCCCGACCGGCTCGCGACCGTCCTGCGGACCCTGACCGGCATCCAGGAGTCCTTCAACGCCGCGCAGAGCGGCGGCAAGCGCATCTCCCTCGCCGACCTGATCGTCCTGGCCGGCGCCGCCGCCGTCGAGCGGGCCGCCAAGGACGGCGGCTCCGCCGTCGAGGTGCCCTTCACGCCGGGCCGCGTCGACGCCTCGCAGGAGCAGACCGACGTGGAGTCCTTCGCGGCGCTGGAGCCGGCCGCCGACGGATTCCGTAACTACCTCGGCAAGGGCAACCGCCTGCCCGCCGAGTACCTGCTGCTGGACCGGGCGAACCTGCTGAACCTGAGCGCCCCGGAGCTGACGGTCCTCGTCGGCGGCCTGCGCGTCCTGGGCGCCAACCACCAGCAGTCGTCGGTCGGTGTCCTCACCGACGCCCCCGGCACCCTGACGAACGACTTCTTCGTCAACCTGCTCGACCTGGGCACGACCTGGTCGGCGACGTCCGCCGACGCGAGCGCCTTCGAGGGCCGCGACGCCGCGACGGGCGAGGTCAGGTGGACCGGCT
- a CDS encoding isochorismatase family protein, whose amino-acid sequence MTTTASTTLRDVIGLDGRLPRLADTTLIMIDFQNTYRSGVMALEGADEALAAGARLLAAARAAGTPVVHVVNDGGAGTPYDIRAEIGAVCDAVAPVDGEPVVVKGFPNAFHETDLEKSLRGLDAGPDLVLAGFMTHMCVTFTAQGAFNLGYRPTVVAEATATRPLAAPDGAVLSAATLQAAALTTIGDLFGTVALTVDDLTA is encoded by the coding sequence ATGACCACGACCGCTTCCACCACCCTGCGCGACGTGATCGGCCTCGACGGCCGGCTGCCCCGGCTCGCCGACACCACCCTGATCATGATCGATTTCCAGAACACCTACCGCTCCGGCGTCATGGCCCTGGAGGGCGCCGACGAGGCCCTCGCGGCGGGCGCCCGGCTGCTGGCCGCGGCCCGTGCCGCCGGCACCCCGGTGGTCCACGTCGTCAACGACGGCGGCGCGGGGACCCCGTACGACATCCGCGCGGAGATCGGCGCCGTCTGCGACGCGGTCGCCCCCGTCGACGGAGAGCCCGTCGTCGTCAAGGGCTTCCCCAACGCCTTCCACGAGACCGACCTGGAGAAGAGCCTGCGCGGGCTGGACGCCGGCCCGGACCTGGTGCTGGCCGGGTTCATGACCCACATGTGCGTCACCTTCACCGCCCAGGGCGCCTTCAACCTCGGCTACCGGCCCACCGTCGTCGCCGAGGCCACCGCGACCCGCCCGCTGGCCGCGCCGGACGGCGCCGTGCTGTCCGCGGCCACGCTCCAGGCCGCGGCCCTGACCACCATCGGCGACCTGTTCGGCACCGTCGCGCTCACCGTCGACGACCTGACCGCCTGA
- a CDS encoding Asp23/Gls24 family envelope stress response protein, with amino-acid sequence MTVQTTAQPTAPETARTTGPRKPAPASTTLSDGVPGTAEPAATRGRTSIADVVVVKIAGMAAREIPGVHDMGGGLSRTLGAVRDRVPGGRPNVGRGVKVEVGERQTAIDLDLVVEYGVAITEVAHDVRENVIAAVERITGLEVVEVNVTVNDIHLPEDEDTATAVDVRVE; translated from the coding sequence ATGACCGTCCAGACGACCGCACAGCCCACCGCCCCGGAGACCGCGCGGACCACCGGCCCCCGCAAGCCCGCCCCCGCGTCCACCACGCTGAGCGACGGGGTGCCCGGCACCGCCGAGCCGGCCGCCACCCGCGGCCGGACCTCGATCGCCGACGTGGTGGTCGTGAAGATCGCCGGCATGGCGGCGCGGGAGATCCCCGGCGTGCACGACATGGGCGGCGGCCTGTCCCGCACCCTCGGTGCGGTCCGCGACCGCGTCCCGGGCGGCCGGCCCAACGTCGGGCGGGGCGTCAAGGTCGAGGTGGGCGAGCGCCAGACGGCCATCGACCTGGACCTGGTGGTGGAGTACGGCGTCGCGATCACCGAAGTGGCGCACGACGTACGGGAGAACGTGATCGCGGCCGTGGAGCGCATCACCGGCCTGGAGGTCGTCGAGGTCAACGTGACCGTCAACGACATCCACCTGCCCGAGGACGAGGACACCGCCACCGCGGTCGACGTCCGCGTCGAGTGA
- a CDS encoding DUF2000 domain-containing protein, with protein MTTDTDTAPAAVPALAPHVPLAPAPAPVRFDTKIAVLLREDLETWQRLNVTAFLVSGLGPALPEVIGAPYADADGTPYLPMFRQPVLVFEGTAGTLGAAHGRAVSRALPLAVFTSDLFATGNDRDNRAAVRAVPRDGLDLVGLAVYGPRNAVDKVLKGARMHP; from the coding sequence ATGACGACCGACACCGACACCGCACCCGCCGCCGTACCCGCCCTCGCCCCGCACGTCCCCCTCGCACCCGCCCCCGCACCCGTCCGCTTCGACACCAAGATCGCCGTGCTGCTGCGCGAGGACCTGGAGACCTGGCAGCGGCTGAACGTGACCGCGTTCCTGGTCAGCGGCCTCGGCCCCGCGCTGCCCGAGGTGATCGGCGCACCGTACGCCGACGCGGACGGAACCCCCTACCTGCCGATGTTCCGCCAGCCCGTCCTGGTCTTCGAGGGCACGGCGGGGACGCTCGGCGCGGCGCACGGCCGCGCGGTCTCGCGGGCGCTGCCCCTGGCGGTGTTCACCTCGGACCTCTTCGCCACCGGCAACGACCGCGACAACCGGGCGGCCGTGCGCGCCGTGCCCCGGGACGGGCTCGACCTGGTGGGCCTCGCCGTGTACGGGCCGCGCAACGCCGTGGACAAGGTGCTCAAGGGGGCCCGGATGCACCCCTGA
- a CDS encoding Asp23/Gls24 family envelope stress response protein has translation MTADQVAPEGPVTAGSIADAVRAVPGVAFLRPGLSALLRASARTAPARTDRTAPGVRLGHGAAGRVVSAEVEVVLHRGHRAVDVTRAVRAAVRGAARPGDTGTTAMPVTVTVTGIV, from the coding sequence ATGACTGCGGACCAGGTGGCCCCCGAGGGTCCGGTGACCGCCGGATCGATCGCGGACGCGGTACGGGCGGTGCCCGGCGTGGCGTTCCTGCGCCCGGGGCTGAGCGCGCTGCTGCGGGCGTCCGCCCGGACCGCGCCCGCGCGCACCGACCGCACCGCGCCCGGGGTGCGCCTCGGGCACGGCGCGGCGGGCCGGGTGGTGTCGGCGGAGGTGGAGGTGGTCCTCCACCGGGGCCACCGGGCCGTGGACGTCACCCGAGCCGTCCGGGCGGCCGTGCGCGGAGCCGCGCGGCCGGGGGACACGGGCACGACGGCGATGCCCGTGACCGTGACGGTCACGGGCATCGTCTGA
- a CDS encoding GlxA family transcriptional regulator: protein MPTTTRRVVIAVFPDVDLLDVTGPAEVFALANRETGGRAGYQVRLAGPSRGEVTTSAGVRILADLAFAEVTGVLDTLLVPGAVDLHPDGPVARIDPGVVEWVRAAAPQARRVASVCVGAHVLAAAGLLDGRTATTHWSTAAQLAAEHPSVTVDPDPIFIRSGRVWTGAGISACMDLTLALVAEDLGEEVALAVARQLVMYLKRQGGQSQFSVPLSRPAASRRDIDELRMYVAEHLDADLSAAALAARMCLSERHFARVFRQETGTSPASYVEAARVEAARRLLESTDQPLDRVAEGCGFGSVETLHRALRKQLGTTPAAYRRRFRTTTA from the coding sequence ATGCCCACCACCACCCGCCGCGTCGTCATCGCGGTCTTCCCCGACGTCGACCTCCTCGACGTCACCGGCCCGGCCGAGGTCTTCGCGCTGGCCAACCGGGAGACCGGCGGCCGGGCGGGCTACCAGGTCCGGCTGGCCGGGCCGTCGCGGGGCGAGGTCACCACCTCGGCGGGCGTGCGGATCCTCGCCGACCTCGCGTTCGCCGAGGTCACCGGGGTACTGGACACGCTGCTCGTGCCCGGGGCCGTGGACCTCCACCCGGACGGCCCGGTCGCCCGCATCGACCCCGGGGTCGTGGAGTGGGTGAGGGCGGCCGCACCGCAGGCCCGCAGGGTGGCCTCGGTCTGCGTGGGGGCCCACGTGCTCGCCGCGGCCGGGCTGCTCGACGGGAGGACCGCCACCACGCACTGGTCCACAGCCGCCCAACTGGCCGCCGAGCACCCCTCGGTGACCGTGGATCCGGACCCGATCTTCATCCGCTCGGGGCGGGTGTGGACCGGGGCCGGGATCAGCGCCTGCATGGACCTCACGCTGGCGCTGGTGGCCGAGGACCTGGGCGAGGAGGTCGCCCTGGCGGTCGCCCGGCAGCTCGTGATGTACCTGAAGCGGCAGGGCGGCCAGAGCCAGTTCTCCGTCCCGCTGAGCAGGCCGGCCGCCTCCCGGCGGGACATCGACGAACTGCGGATGTACGTCGCCGAGCACCTGGACGCCGACCTGTCGGCGGCCGCACTGGCCGCCCGGATGTGCCTGAGCGAGCGGCACTTCGCCCGGGTCTTCCGCCAGGAGACCGGCACCAGCCCGGCCTCCTACGTCGAGGCCGCCCGCGTCGAGGCGGCCCGCAGGCTGCTGGAGAGCACCGACCAGCCCCTCGACCGGGTCGCCGAAGGCTGCGGGTTCGGCTCCGTCGAGACCCTGCACCGCGCGCTGCGCAAGCAGCTCGGCACCACCCCCGCGGCCTACCGCCGCCGGTTCCGCACCACCACCGCCTGA
- a CDS encoding Asp23/Gls24 family envelope stress response protein — protein sequence MAMSVNPDRDRDPDEPTGEPGGERAGGLADASPGAFPDDELLPCGRDLAALWEEPLSGADRAHTSVCPHCTAALDDLARLRDAVRPDPRPGDGDGGAGTDAAALVERIMGVVRLELRPGRTLPLGEPDEDGWIYEAVAAKVLRSAADSVPGVRSGSCRIRPEPGGRGPVHVHIEVTVGAARALRERAQRVRRRVRDAADAELGMEVASVDVAVTDLHEEPEQEDGA from the coding sequence ATGGCGATGAGCGTGAACCCGGATCGGGACCGGGACCCGGACGAACCCACCGGCGAACCCGGGGGCGAACGCGCGGGCGGCCTCGCGGACGCCTCACCCGGCGCCTTCCCGGACGACGAGCTGCTGCCCTGCGGCCGGGACCTCGCCGCCCTCTGGGAGGAGCCGCTGTCGGGCGCCGACCGCGCGCACACCTCCGTGTGCCCGCACTGCACGGCCGCCCTCGACGACCTGGCCCGGCTGCGCGACGCCGTACGCCCGGACCCGCGCCCCGGGGACGGGGACGGCGGGGCGGGCACGGACGCCGCCGCACTGGTCGAACGGATCATGGGCGTCGTACGGCTCGAACTGCGCCCGGGCCGCACGCTGCCGCTGGGCGAACCGGACGAGGACGGCTGGATCTACGAGGCGGTCGCCGCCAAGGTCCTGCGCTCCGCGGCCGACTCGGTGCCCGGAGTGCGCTCGGGCAGTTGTCGCATCCGGCCGGAACCGGGCGGGCGGGGACCGGTCCACGTGCACATCGAGGTGACCGTCGGGGCCGCGCGCGCCCTGCGGGAACGCGCGCAGCGGGTGCGTCGGCGGGTCCGCGACGCGGCCGACGCCGAGCTGGGCATGGAGGTCGCCTCGGTGGACGTGGCCGTCACCGACCTGCACGAGGAGCCGGAACAGGAGGACGGGGCATGA
- a CDS encoding Fur family transcriptional regulator: MSDLLERLRGRGWRMTSQRRVVAEVLDGDHVHLTADEVHALAVQRLPEISRATVYNALGELVSLGEVAEVSTDGRAKRYDPNAHHPHEHLVCSGCGLIRDVHVTGDPLAHLPERERFGFTVSGVEVTYRGLCPDCA; the protein is encoded by the coding sequence ATGAGTGACCTGCTGGAGCGACTGCGTGGACGTGGCTGGCGGATGACCTCCCAGCGGCGCGTCGTCGCGGAGGTCCTCGACGGCGACCACGTGCACCTCACGGCCGACGAGGTGCACGCGCTCGCGGTGCAGCGGCTGCCGGAGATCTCCCGGGCGACCGTCTACAACGCGCTCGGCGAGCTGGTCTCCCTCGGCGAGGTCGCGGAGGTCTCCACCGACGGTCGCGCGAAGCGGTACGACCCCAACGCGCACCACCCGCACGAGCACCTGGTCTGCTCCGGCTGCGGCCTGATCCGCGACGTCCACGTGACCGGCGACCCGTTGGCCCACCTCCCGGAGCGGGAGCGCTTCGGCTTCACCGTGTCCGGGGTCGAGGTCACCTACCGGGGGCTGTGCCCGGACTGCGCGTAG
- a CDS encoding DUF6286 domain-containing protein, which produces MTAAARRGATTVADRAVRRIAEQAAREALAATGGGAVVSGSASVREGRAAVAVVVTLPYEGAADARGAALQDHVAERTGRLTGLAVSRPRLRVGGLLSPEPSGPQPRPAPDGGHAAPEKTARTARRTGARPWSQRRAPVAVGAAVVLVAAAAALRDLAAVHLIHRPPAPWRVRAADWLTAAHGVGTGSAPLRAAAALAVAAGALLLLAALTPGRRGLLATASPHADVRVLLTRSGASRLVRAAVAEVPGVVDARVRTGRGRVSVRARLAFGEGPAAERAVARAVAGALAGLGLDRAPRVRVRLRTAAGRRPPLPAPRSAGPAAPLPHPSPAPPGAPAGPVRPTEPEESDRAASA; this is translated from the coding sequence GTGACCGCCGCCGCGCGGCGCGGCGCCACCACGGTGGCCGACCGCGCCGTGCGCCGGATCGCCGAACAGGCGGCCCGCGAGGCCCTCGCGGCGACCGGTGGCGGCGCGGTCGTCTCGGGCTCCGCGTCCGTCCGCGAGGGGCGGGCCGCCGTGGCGGTCGTGGTGACGCTGCCGTACGAGGGCGCCGCCGACGCCCGGGGCGCCGCCCTCCAGGACCACGTGGCCGAGCGCACCGGGCGGTTGACGGGCCTCGCGGTGTCGCGACCGCGGCTCCGGGTCGGCGGGCTGCTGTCGCCGGAGCCGTCCGGACCGCAGCCGCGGCCGGCGCCCGACGGCGGTCACGCGGCGCCGGAGAAGACGGCGAGGACGGCCCGGCGGACGGGCGCCCGGCCGTGGTCGCAGCGGCGGGCGCCGGTGGCGGTGGGCGCGGCCGTGGTGCTCGTGGCCGCCGCGGCGGCGCTGCGGGACCTCGCGGCCGTGCACCTGATCCACCGGCCGCCGGCGCCCTGGCGGGTGCGGGCCGCCGACTGGCTGACCGCCGCGCACGGGGTGGGCACGGGCTCCGCCCCGCTCCGGGCGGCGGCCGCGCTGGCCGTCGCCGCCGGGGCGCTGCTGCTGCTCGCCGCGCTCACACCGGGCCGCCGGGGGCTGCTCGCGACGGCCTCGCCGCACGCGGACGTACGGGTCCTGCTCACCCGGTCGGGGGCCTCCCGGCTGGTGCGGGCGGCGGTCGCGGAGGTGCCGGGGGTGGTGGACGCGCGGGTCCGTACGGGCCGCGGCCGGGTGTCCGTACGGGCCAGGCTCGCCTTCGGCGAAGGCCCCGCCGCCGAACGGGCCGTGGCGCGGGCCGTCGCCGGGGCCCTGGCCGGGCTGGGGCTCGACCGGGCGCCGCGGGTGCGCGTGCGGCTGCGGACCGCGGCCGGACGGCGGCCGCCGCTCCCCGCGCCCCGGTCCGCCGGGCCCGCGGCCCCGCTCCCGCACCCGTCACCGGCCCCGCCCGGAGCCCCCGCCGGGCCCGTCCGCCCCACCGAGCCGGAGGAGTCCGACCGTGCCGCGAGCGCGTAA
- a CDS encoding RNA polymerase sigma factor, translating into MTVRAAEGDEEAFEALVHRYGPRLLRLATRLLGNGGEAEDAVQDAFVSAWRKLPEFRGEAGFGTWIHRIVTNRCLNVLRARTSVADLDTVPEPAAPDHAVSPARAAESHATAEALAAAMAGLSSEQRVCWVLREVEGVPYETIADLVGISQEAVRARVFRARRCLTEAMAAWR; encoded by the coding sequence CTGACCGTACGGGCCGCGGAGGGCGACGAGGAGGCGTTCGAGGCGCTGGTGCACCGGTACGGGCCGCGCCTGCTGCGGCTCGCGACCCGGCTGCTGGGCAACGGCGGGGAGGCGGAGGACGCGGTGCAGGACGCGTTCGTCAGTGCCTGGCGCAAGCTGCCCGAGTTCCGGGGCGAGGCGGGCTTCGGCACCTGGATCCACCGGATCGTCACCAACCGCTGCCTGAACGTGCTGCGCGCCCGTACCTCGGTGGCCGACCTGGACACCGTGCCCGAACCGGCCGCCCCCGACCACGCCGTCTCGCCCGCTCGCGCCGCCGAGTCCCACGCGACGGCTGAGGCCCTGGCCGCGGCGATGGCCGGCCTCTCCTCGGAGCAGCGGGTCTGCTGGGTGCTGCGGGAGGTCGAGGGGGTCCCGTACGAGACCATCGCGGACCTGGTCGGCATCAGCCAGGAGGCGGTACGTGCCAGGGTGTTCCGCGCACGACGCTGTCTGACGGAGGCGATGGCCGCATGGCGATGA
- a CDS encoding AraC family transcriptional regulator, with protein sequence MVARQQVSAWRPQVPGIVEVFHAHFTEHAYPMHVHEAWTLLIVDSGAVRYDLDRHRRGTPDDTVSLLPPQVPHNGSPATALGFRKRVLYLDLTQLDESFIGPAVDGPDLVDALLRRRVGQLHTALAEPDGALEAQSRLALIGERLRSHLRPRQPARPRRPDRGVAQELRELLDARLVEGVGLEEAARLLHAHPAHLVRAFSGAFGIAPHQYLTARRVDRARRLLLGGQPPGEVAPAAGFYDQSHLSRHFTRLVGTPPGRFARGGPGAVPSATRSPGTAPGR encoded by the coding sequence ATGGTGGCCCGGCAGCAGGTTTCGGCGTGGCGCCCGCAGGTACCGGGCATCGTGGAGGTCTTCCACGCCCACTTCACCGAGCACGCCTACCCGATGCACGTCCACGAGGCCTGGACCCTGCTGATCGTCGACTCCGGAGCGGTCCGCTACGACCTGGACCGGCACCGGCGCGGCACCCCGGACGACACGGTGTCCCTGCTGCCCCCGCAGGTCCCGCACAACGGCTCCCCCGCCACCGCCCTCGGCTTCCGCAAACGGGTGCTGTACCTGGACCTGACCCAGTTGGACGAGAGCTTCATCGGCCCGGCGGTGGACGGCCCCGACCTCGTCGACGCCCTGCTGCGCCGGCGCGTCGGGCAGCTGCACACCGCGCTCGCGGAGCCGGACGGCGCGCTGGAGGCGCAGAGCCGGCTGGCCCTGATCGGCGAACGGCTCCGCTCCCACCTGCGGCCCCGGCAGCCCGCCCGGCCGCGGCGCCCCGACCGGGGCGTGGCCCAGGAGCTGCGCGAGCTGCTCGACGCCCGGCTGGTCGAGGGAGTGGGCCTGGAGGAGGCCGCGCGGCTGCTGCACGCGCACCCCGCGCACCTGGTGCGGGCCTTCAGCGGGGCCTTCGGCATCGCCCCGCACCAGTACCTGACGGCCCGCAGGGTGGACCGGGCCCGGCGGCTGCTGCTCGGCGGGCAGCCGCCGGGCGAGGTGGCGCCCGCGGCGGGCTTCTACGACCAGTCGCACCTGAGCCGGCACTTCACCCGGCTCGTCGGGACCCCGCCCGGCCGCTTCGCCCGCGGTGGCCCGGGCGCGGTCCCGTCGGCTACGCGCAGTCCGGGCACAGCCCCCGGTAGGTGA